TTCTCGCCGATTTTCGCGATTGCGTCGGTGAGGACTTCCGAAACCGGCTTGCCGTCAACGGGAGCGTTTGCCAGCTCTTCGGTGCTGTCAACGGTCAGTGCAGCTGCCGAGATTTTCGCAACGATCGCTTGGAATTCGGCGTTCTTACCAACAAAGTCGGTTTCCGAGTTCACTTCGACAGCCACACCTTTGCCACCGTTCACAGCCACGGCCACCAGGCCTTCTGCTGCAACGCGGCCCGATTTCTTGGCGGCTTTTGCAAGACCTTTGGTGCGCAGCCAGTCAACCGCGGCTTCCATGTCGCCATCGGTTTCGGTCAGCGCTTTTTTCGCGTCCATCATGCCTGCGCCGGTGCTTTCGCGCAGTTCTTTCACCATTGCTGCGGTGATCGCCATGCTCGGATCTCCTGTCAAATATAATTGGGAGGGGTCATAGCCCCCTCCCGTGTCATTGGGATGACGGTGAAGCGATTACGCTTCTTCTGCCTCGACGGCTTCTTCAACCGGTGCGTCTTCCAGAGCGCCAAGGTCAACGCCTGCAGCGCCCATCTGAGCGGTCATACCGTCAAGTGCTGCGCGTGCTGCCAGATCGCAATAGAGCGAGATGGCGCGTGCGGCGTCGTCGTTGCCCGGGATCACGTAGTCAACGCCTTTGGGCGAGCAGTTGGTATCGACAACAGCCACAACCGGGATACCCAGTTTGTTGGCTTCTGCGATGGCCAGATCTTCTTTCTTGACGTCGATGACGAACAGCAGGTCCGGCAGGCCGCCCATTTCGGCGATACCACCGAGCGACGCGGTCAGCTTCTCGTGGTCACGCTCCATGCCGAGGCGCTCTTTCTTGGTCAGGCCTTCTGCGCCTGCTTCAAGCTTCTCGGTGATGGTTTTCATGCGCGAGATCGACTGGGAAACGGTTTTCCAGTTGGTCAGCGTACCACCGAGCCAGCGGTGGTTCATGTAGTATTGTGCGGATTTCTCTGCAGCTTCTGCGATCGGCTTGGCAGCCTGACGCTTGGTGCCAACGAAGAGAACGCGGCCGCCTTTTGCAACGGTGTCACGCACGACTTGCAGAGCCTTGTCCAGCATCGGGACGGTCTGGGTCAGGTCGAGGATGTGGATGCCGTTACGGTCGCCGTAGATGTATTGTTGCATCTGCGGGTTCCAGCGTTGCGTCTGGTGACCGAAGTGAACGCCAGCTTCAAGCAGCTGACGCATGGTGAAATCGGGAAGCGCCATGGTCTTTTCCTTTTCCGGTTTGCGCCTGGGCGAAGGTTTTGAGAACCACCGTGCTAGGTGGCCCCAACCGGTGGACCTTCGAGGATGTCTCCCTCGAGAGGCCCGCCTTCGCCTGTGAAGTGCGCGCCTGTTACCGTGGTTTTTCCAGCGTGACAAGCGAAATATGCCATGAACGGGCATAGAAACGACTTTAGGGCGCAGATTTCAGCGCAAACCCAGCTCGTAGCCACGCGCCACGGCCTCTGGCAGGGTTTTGGCCCCCAGTTTGCGCCGCAATCCGGTCATGTGCAGATCGATGGTTGCCAGCGAGATCGACAGCTCGAACGCGATCTGGTCGCGGCGCATCCCGTCGGCAATCATATGGAATATCTGCAGTTCCCGCTTGCTCAGCAATGTCGAGAAGGCAGGCTCCGGTGTCATATTGGCCGCCCAGAAATAGACCAGCGCCGTATTTTTAAGCCCCTTATGCGCAAAGATATGGCAGGTGATCCGCCCCAGCTTGCTGTCGCTCACATCCAGCCGCACAGGCACCAGCGATTGCGACAGGATCACCTCATCCAGCGCCCGTAAGACCGGCGCATCGGCGCAGAACTGGCCGTTGCATTCTGCAAAGCTGTCCGAGGCGTTCAGCAATTCTGTCGCGGTCTCGGTCTGGCTGGAAATTCTGCCATCACCGCCGACCAGAAGATAGGCACCCTCGAAGGGGCGGCGCTGGGGGCGTTCATATGCGGGCGGTGTAAAGGCAGGCGCAAGCGGTTCGGGCGTCTGGAGGAAAGGGTCTTGTGGCTTGGGACGTCTCATAAACGTGCCTCGGCTCCCGAATTGTCTAACATCAACATCGCCGGTCCGTGATAATGTTCACGGCCGATTTTACCTGACTTGTCCCACCATTTTCCAGTTTACGCAGCGTTTACCGCAGATCGCAACCTATAAGAATTCCTAGGTTGCGGTGCGGTATCACATCACCTCAACTTCCCGTTACCTAAGGGCGTGACGATGTTGCGCAGGCATATCAAAGGAAGAATTTCATGCGTATTCAACTTTCCGGCTTTGCACTTTTGGCCTGTACGGCGCTGGTTGCCTGTGGTGGCAGCAGCAGCGGCGGTGGCAGCAACGGCACGGGTGGCGGTGCCCGCCTGAGCGCGTCCGAGGCGGCGACGGTGATGACGCAATATGACGAGGCTATTGCCGCCGTGGAGAACGGCGATGCCACCGTGGCCACCGATGCCTCGGGCGCTGTGTCCATGTCGGGCTATATGGGCTTCAGCATCGAGGAAGAGGAGGACGAGATTGATGCGCTCGGCAAGCTGAGCATGGATGTCGATTTCGACAATGGCACCGTCAGCGGCACGGCGGATAATTTCGCGCTCTTCGATACGTCCGATGAAGTCAATCCGGTGAAAGTTAGCAATGTTTCCGGCGCGTTGACGGTGGATGGCACCGTGACCTCCGCTGCCATTGACGCAAGTGCGACGGGGCATCTGTCGGATGGCGATGGTGGGGCCGATTTCGACCTGACAATGACCGGGAATGTCTATGAGCAGGACGATGCGTTGATGGCGCTTGGCGATGTCGAGGGCACGTTCACCACCGATGAGGGCGTGACCGAAACCACGGGCGGTGGTTTTGTGGCTTATGAAGACTGACTTTATCGCTTATGATAACTGATAGGATGCGCCAGCATTGGCGCATCTTTTTACGTTTTGAAATCGGATATCCCACGTGCTGTCTTTTGCCCGCTCTGTTCTGATGCGTTTTGTTTGGTTCTTCCTGTTTGTGGGGCTTTGTACCCTGCCCCTGCGCGCCGAGCAGACGCGGACGATTGCACAGTGGATGGCGCTGGCCGCGCAGCTGGAGATGTCTGGGCAGCCGCTCAAGGCGTTGAAAGTCTATGGCGAGATTGCCGCGCAGCGCCCCGATTACCGGCCTGCGGCCAGCGCGATTGACAGGGTTCTGGCGCAGATGGGCAGGCCGCAGCGGGCCGAGGCCGTTCTGCGCTATGTGCTGCGGCATGAAACGCGCAACCGTCCCGCCTATCTTGCGGCGCTTCGGCAGCTCGATCGCGCGCATCCGTTCCGATTTTCCGGATCTTTCGGTCTGCTGCCCTCGACCAATATCGCGCGCAGTTCCTCGCAGACCTATCTGGTGACCGATTACGGCACCTTTCTGATCGAGAATGGCGGTGATGAAAAAACCGGCATCGGCGCGGAGTTTTCGGTCAGTGGCGACTGGATCTTCCACCCTGCGCCCGGCCACAGGCTGCGTCTGTCCTCTGTGCTTTCGGGCGAGTGGTATGCGCAGCGCGATCTGCGCTATCTCCAGCCGTCGGTGACGCTGGCCTATGAAAACCTCCTCACACCGGATGACTGGGGGGTAAGTGCCTATGGCCGGTATCGGGCCTATGACGGGCTGGCGGATCAGAAGACTTCGGATTATCGCGCCTATGGGGTTGTGGCCCGCAAGCGCTGGTGGCTGGACGCCGCGTCGCTGCCGCAAGCCAGCCTCAGCGGATCACTCCTGGCGGAATATCGGGATTATCTTGATAAACAAGGCTATGACGGGCGTTTTTACCAAGCTGCTGGAAGTTTCTCACATCAGGCGGGGGCGTCCCAGCTAAGTTACGGGCTGCGGCTCGGGCGCTCGGATGTGCGGCTGGACTATCATCGGTATCGCGCGCTGGGTCTTTCGGCGGGGATCGTCCGTCCGCTGGGGCGCAAGGTGACGGCGGGGGCCACGCTGCGCTATGACTGGCGCCGCTACGATGCCGATTTCCCGCTATTGGGCGAGGTGCGTCATGACGAGACGGCCGAGCTTTCGGTCTTTGCCAGCTTCCGCCAGATCCGCATTGGCAACAGTCTTCCGAAGCTGCGCTGCAGCTACACCAATAACCGCTCGAATGTCGCGCTTTACCGGTATGACAGTTTCGATTGCGGGCTGGATCTTGATTTGACCTTCTGATCAGGTTTCTCTTGCGCCGTGTTCTGCCGCGCGGCAAGGAGGGCTTATGACAGAGATGCGTGACATAGTATGTATCGGCTCGGTGCTGTGGGACATTATCGGCCGGACGCCCGCTCCGATGCGGTTCGGTGCGGATATGCCCGGACGGATCACCCGCTTGCCGGGGGGCGTTGCAATGAATATCGCGATGACCCTGACGCGCTTCGGTATGCGCCCTATCCTGCTATCCGCCGTCGGGCGCGACAGTCAGGGGGTGGAGCTTCTGGCGCAGGCCGGGCGGCTGGGGATCGATGCGGGCCATGTCTACCGTTCGGCTGACCTGCCGACGGATCGCTATATGGCGATAGAATGCGCGACGGGCCTTGTGGCTGCGCTTGCCGACGCGCATTCGCTGGAGGCCGCGGGCGACAAGATCCTGCAGCCGCTGGCGGATGGCCGTCTGGGCTCTGCCGACGCGCCTTGGCACGGGCCTGTGGCGCTGGACGGAAATCTGACGACCGACCTTCTGGCACAGATCGCCCGATCCCCGCTTTTCGCGCGCGCCGATTTGCGCGTGGCCCCGGCCAGCCCTGGCAAGGCCGAGCGGCTTTTGCCATTGCTCGCCCATCCCCGCGTCACGTTTTATGTCAATCTCGAAGAGGCGAGCATTCTGTGCCAGAGCCAGTTCGGCTCGGCGCGCGAGGCCGCCGAGGGGCTGGCCCGTCGTGGTGCGCGGCGCGCCTTGGTGACCGATGGCGGGCGCGATGCGGCCGATATGTCGGCAGGGGGCGTCCTGACCGCCTGCCCGCCCGAGGTTCTGGTTTCCCGCGTGACTGGCGCGGGCGACACGTTCATGGCTGCCCATCTGGTGGCCGAATATGCTGGTTGCCCGCGCGAAGAGGCTTTGTCGCGCGCCCTTCTGGCTGCTGCCCGTTATGTTTCCGGAGATATTGCGACATGACCGATCTACTTGTCTTCACCCCCGAGGTCTCTGCCGCGCTCGCGGCAGGACAGCCCGTCGTGGCGCTGGAATCCACCATCATCACCCACGGTATGCCCTATCCGCAAAATATCGAGACAGCGCGCCGTGTCGAGGCCGCGATCCGTGCCGAAGGGGCCGTGCCCGCAACGATTGCCCTGATGCGGGGCCGTATCCATATCGGTTTGAGCGATCCGCAACTCGAGGAACTGGCACAGGCCGAAGGGGTGATGAAGGTCTCGCGGGCCGATCTGGCGGTCTGTTTGTCGCGCGGGGCCTATGGGGCCACCACGGTGGCGGCCACCATGATCTGTGCGCAGCGGGCGGGTATCTCGGTTTTTGCGACGGGCGGGATCGGGGGCGTGCATCGCGGTGCCGGAGAAAGCTTCGATATCTCCGCCGATCTGGCAGAGCTGGGCCAGACCGCCGTAACCGTGGTCTGTGCTGGTGCCAAAGCCATTCTGGATCTGCCGAAGACCTTCGAGGTGCTGGAAACCGATGGTGTGCCGGTCTTCGCTTATGGGCAGGATACCCTGCCCGCCTTCTGGTCGCGCGATTCAGGGCTTGCGGCGCCGCTGCGGGCGGATCACCCTGCCGAGATTGCGAAAGCGGCGCTGATGCGGGCAGCGTTGGGTCTGCCGGGGGGGCAGCTTGTGGCCAATCCGGTGCCGCCCGAGGCAGAGATCCCGCGCGAGGTCATCCTGCCGGTGATCGAACAGGCTCTGGCCGAGGCGGACGCGCGCAATATCAAGGCCAAAGCGGTCACACCCTTCCTGTTGCAACGCATCTTCGAGTTGACCGAGGGGCGTTCGCTTGCCGCCAATATCGCGCTGGTTCTGAACAATGCGCGACTGGCGGCGCAAATTGCGAAAGAAATCGTCACTTTGCGCTAAGCAAATGTTGCTAAAGCGGTAGGGCTCTCCCATCTAGGGCGGGTTGCCCCCGGCAGGCGGGGGATTCGTGATTGCAGGACATGGTATGACCCTTCCCCCGACCGACCAGAAACCCAAGCCCCGCCGGCGCTTCGCTGCGATCAGGGCGTCTTTCCTGACCGGTCTTGTGGTCATTGCCCCTATCGGCCTGACAGCATGGCTGATCTGGACGGTGGCAGGATGGGTTGATGGCTGGGTGCTGCCGCTGGTGCCGCACGAGCTGCGCCCCGAACATTATATCGGGGTCAATCTGCGCGGGATCGGGGTGCTGATCTTCCTGATCTTCACGCTGGTTGTCGGCTGGCTGGCCAAAGGGTTCTTCGGGCGCGCGCTGATCCGTTCGGGGGAGGCGATTGTAGACCGCACCCCCGTCGTGCGCTCCGTCTATTCCGGTATCAAGCAGATCGCGGAAACGGTTTTCAGCCAAGGCGAAGAAAAATTCGACCGCGCCTGTATCATCGAATATCCGCGCCCCGGTATCAAGGCGATGGCGTTCGTTTCCTCCACCGCCAAGGGCGAGGTCGCGCGGCTGGCCGATACCCCCGAAGATCCGCTGATTTCGGTCTTCATGCCGACCACACCGAACCCGACCTCGGGATTTCTGATGTTTGTGCCGCGTTCGCAGATCACCTATCTCGACATGTCGATCGAAGATGCTGCCAAGCTGATCATCTCTGCCGGATTGGTCTATCCTACGGAAAAAGACGCGCCCAAACCGCGTTGAGCCGCGTTTTCGCAAGGGTTAGCCGAAAAGCTCCGCCAGATTGACCGAAGGCTCCTTACCGATTTTGTCGGCATGCTGGTCCAGAAACCGGTCTGCCGCCTGCTGACCGGCCGTTTTCAGCCGCCCCAGCGTGCCATAGCTGGGAGAGACCTTGGAACTTTGGCTGAGCGACAGCATCGTGTCGTCATCGGCAATCAGATGGATCAGCACGTCTTTCATCGCGCGTTCGGGCAGGTGCTTCTCGGCGATGACCCGACGGGCGAAATTGATCGCGCGCAATTCCCGCAGCAGCGAGGTGTTGAACGAGATTTCCGTGATCCGCTCCTCGATCTGCTGTGGCGTGGTCGGGATGCCCTCGCGCGCCAGTGGATTGATATTCACGATCATGATGTCGCGCGGGAATTGCGGCTCGAAAAGCGGAAACAGTGCCGGATTGCCGGTGTAACCGCCATCCCAATAGGCTTCGCGCCGTCCGGTCACGGGATCGTCGATTTCGA
The sequence above is drawn from the Thioclava sp. GXIMD4216 genome and encodes:
- a CDS encoding DUF502 domain-containing protein, whose amino-acid sequence is MTLPPTDQKPKPRRRFAAIRASFLTGLVVIAPIGLTAWLIWTVAGWVDGWVLPLVPHELRPEHYIGVNLRGIGVLIFLIFTLVVGWLAKGFFGRALIRSGEAIVDRTPVVRSVYSGIKQIAETVFSQGEEKFDRACIIEYPRPGIKAMAFVSSTAKGEVARLADTPEDPLISVFMPTTPNPTSGFLMFVPRSQITYLDMSIEDAAKLIISAGLVYPTEKDAPKPR
- a CDS encoding PfkB family carbohydrate kinase, which gives rise to MTEMRDIVCIGSVLWDIIGRTPAPMRFGADMPGRITRLPGGVAMNIAMTLTRFGMRPILLSAVGRDSQGVELLAQAGRLGIDAGHVYRSADLPTDRYMAIECATGLVAALADAHSLEAAGDKILQPLADGRLGSADAPWHGPVALDGNLTTDLLAQIARSPLFARADLRVAPASPGKAERLLPLLAHPRVTFYVNLEEASILCQSQFGSAREAAEGLARRGARRALVTDGGRDAADMSAGGVLTACPPEVLVSRVTGAGDTFMAAHLVAEYAGCPREEALSRALLAAARYVSGDIAT
- a CDS encoding porin family protein yields the protein MLSFARSVLMRFVWFFLFVGLCTLPLRAEQTRTIAQWMALAAQLEMSGQPLKALKVYGEIAAQRPDYRPAASAIDRVLAQMGRPQRAEAVLRYVLRHETRNRPAYLAALRQLDRAHPFRFSGSFGLLPSTNIARSSSQTYLVTDYGTFLIENGGDEKTGIGAEFSVSGDWIFHPAPGHRLRLSSVLSGEWYAQRDLRYLQPSVTLAYENLLTPDDWGVSAYGRYRAYDGLADQKTSDYRAYGVVARKRWWLDAASLPQASLSGSLLAEYRDYLDKQGYDGRFYQAAGSFSHQAGASQLSYGLRLGRSDVRLDYHRYRALGLSAGIVRPLGRKVTAGATLRYDWRRYDADFPLLGEVRHDETAELSVFASFRQIRIGNSLPKLRCSYTNNRSNVALYRYDSFDCGLDLDLTF
- a CDS encoding pseudouridine-5'-phosphate glycosidase, with translation MTDLLVFTPEVSAALAAGQPVVALESTIITHGMPYPQNIETARRVEAAIRAEGAVPATIALMRGRIHIGLSDPQLEELAQAEGVMKVSRADLAVCLSRGAYGATTVAATMICAQRAGISVFATGGIGGVHRGAGESFDISADLAELGQTAVTVVCAGAKAILDLPKTFEVLETDGVPVFAYGQDTLPAFWSRDSGLAAPLRADHPAEIAKAALMRAALGLPGGQLVANPVPPEAEIPREVILPVIEQALAEADARNIKAKAVTPFLLQRIFELTEGRSLAANIALVLNNARLAAQIAKEIVTLR
- a CDS encoding helix-turn-helix transcriptional regulator; amino-acid sequence: MRRPKPQDPFLQTPEPLAPAFTPPAYERPQRRPFEGAYLLVGGDGRISSQTETATELLNASDSFAECNGQFCADAPVLRALDEVILSQSLVPVRLDVSDSKLGRITCHIFAHKGLKNTALVYFWAANMTPEPAFSTLLSKRELQIFHMIADGMRRDQIAFELSISLATIDLHMTGLRRKLGAKTLPEAVARGYELGLR
- the rpsB gene encoding 30S ribosomal protein S2 — translated: MALPDFTMRQLLEAGVHFGHQTQRWNPQMQQYIYGDRNGIHILDLTQTVPMLDKALQVVRDTVAKGGRVLFVGTKRQAAKPIAEAAEKSAQYYMNHRWLGGTLTNWKTVSQSISRMKTITEKLEAGAEGLTKKERLGMERDHEKLTASLGGIAEMGGLPDLLFVIDVKKEDLAIAEANKLGIPVVAVVDTNCSPKGVDYVIPGNDDAARAISLYCDLAARAALDGMTAQMGAAGVDLGALEDAPVEEAVEAEEA